A section of the Devosia rhizoryzae genome encodes:
- a CDS encoding MATE family efflux transporter, translating to MNNALARPLWQRFSFFLIPLMASNILQALSGTVNSIYVGQMIGVEALAATATFFPIMFFLMSFIIGLSAGSTILIGQAWGARNVDKVKEVAGTTLTATLVLGLIVAIAGGVFTEQIMQVLGAPENIRDLSAGYARIVLIGMPGFFLFLVVTSVLRGVGDTITPLFSLIMSMVVSLLVTPALIQGWFGLPQLGVRAAAVAMIAGFMTVLIFLFVYMRARKMPLAPDRVLLGAMLRPDVKLLGLILKLGVPAGLQMVISSIAGIVVVGLVNRFGSDATAAYGALGQVMSYVQFPAMSIGIAASIFAAQAIGARNEEQLQAITRTALVLNLVITGGLIVLAYLFSQHVVALFITDPAVIDLTETLLHVVLWSILFFGWSVVFSGIMRASGTVYAPMLLSLACILLIELPGAVWLSQTGLGLSGIWVAYAASFVMMLVLQASWYQFVWKRKKIVALV from the coding sequence ATGAACAACGCATTGGCAAGACCGCTGTGGCAGCGGTTCAGCTTCTTTCTTATCCCGCTGATGGCCTCGAACATCCTTCAGGCGCTGTCGGGCACGGTCAATTCGATCTATGTCGGCCAGATGATCGGCGTCGAGGCGCTAGCGGCGACGGCTACGTTTTTCCCGATCATGTTCTTCCTCATGAGCTTCATCATCGGGCTTTCTGCCGGGTCGACGATCCTGATCGGCCAGGCCTGGGGTGCGCGCAACGTCGACAAGGTCAAGGAAGTGGCTGGGACGACGCTGACCGCAACCTTGGTGCTCGGCTTGATCGTGGCGATCGCCGGTGGAGTTTTTACCGAGCAGATCATGCAGGTGCTCGGCGCGCCGGAAAACATCCGCGACCTTTCGGCAGGCTATGCGCGGATCGTCTTGATCGGCATGCCGGGCTTTTTCCTGTTTCTCGTGGTGACCTCGGTTCTGCGCGGCGTGGGCGATACCATTACGCCGCTGTTCTCGCTGATCATGTCCATGGTCGTCAGTCTCCTCGTGACGCCGGCGCTGATCCAGGGCTGGTTCGGGCTGCCGCAACTTGGCGTGCGGGCAGCGGCCGTCGCGATGATCGCCGGCTTCATGACAGTGCTGATTTTCCTCTTCGTCTATATGCGGGCGCGCAAGATGCCGCTGGCTCCGGATCGGGTGCTGCTCGGGGCGATGCTGCGGCCGGATGTGAAGCTGCTTGGGCTGATCCTCAAGCTGGGCGTACCGGCGGGGCTGCAGATGGTGATTTCGTCGATCGCCGGCATCGTGGTCGTGGGGCTGGTCAACCGCTTCGGCTCGGATGCGACGGCGGCCTATGGGGCGCTGGGGCAGGTGATGAGCTATGTGCAGTTTCCGGCCATGTCGATCGGCATTGCGGCCTCGATCTTTGCGGCTCAGGCGATCGGCGCGCGCAACGAAGAGCAACTGCAGGCGATCACGCGGACGGCGCTGGTGCTCAACCTCGTCATCACCGGCGGGCTGATTGTTCTAGCCTATCTCTTCAGCCAGCATGTGGTGGCGCTCTTCATCACCGACCCGGCCGTGATCGACCTCACCGAGACGCTGCTCCATGTGGTGCTGTGGAGCATCCTGTTCTTTGGGTGGAGCGTAGTTTTCTCGGGGATCATGCGAGCCAGCGGCACGGTCTATGCGCCGATGCTGCTGTCGCTTGCCTGTATCCTCTTGATCGAGCTGCCCGGCGCAGTCTGGCTTAGCCAGACGGGGCTTGGACTTTCCGGCATCTGGGTCGCTTATGCGGCGAGCTTCGTGATGATGCTGGTGTTGCAGGCGAGCTGGTATCAGTTCGTCTGGAAGCGGAAAAAGATCGTGGCGCTCGTTTGA
- a CDS encoding penicillin-binding protein 1A, with protein MFRLLGWLFGFGMFVALGGVAAAAVYLITVMSQLPDYTVLKDYQPPVTTRVHAADGTLLAEYARERRLFQPVETVPPLLVQAFLSAEDKDFYKHSGIAIDGIVRALRDNLMARMDGDSSIQGGGSSITQQVAKNFLLTSEQTWDRKIQEAILALRIESTFSKDKILELYLNEIFLGLNSYGVAAAALNYFDKALYQLTLPEAAYIAALPKGPNNYHPFRRTEQAIERRNWVIDRMVENGYVSYEEASLAKQEPLNVIPRAAGSQLYSAEYFTEEVRRELAKLYGEDQLYGGGLSVRTTLEPRLQEYARRALMDGLISYDHGRGFRGPVASVELGEDWGAAVSTVQPLSDVPEWQLAVVLELGNNSARIGLRPESGADGGSSSARVEGTLSGPEIKWVSQPVQSLLKVGDVIYVSPVAGQDGTFTLEQVPEVEGALVAMDPRTGRVLAMVGGFSFAESEFNRATQALRQPGSSFKPFVYAAALDNGYTPASVVLDAPVEVRMGDGSVWRPENYAQEFYGPQTLRRGIERSRNVMTVRLAREIGMPLIADYARLFGIYDDMQPVLAMSLGAGETTAMRMTSAYATIANGGRKIQPTLIDRIQDRYGKTVYRHDERVCDGCVAEDWHGQGEPRIIDNRQQVLDPMTAYQITSMMEGVVQRGTGTAAKSLNRPVAGKTGTTNDYKDAWFVGFTPELAVGVYVGYDQPRSMGSASTGGGMAVPIFTDFMANALQGRPATPFNVPAGMQTAWINPNTGVQAYEGESAIAEAFKPGTGPNLMTSVIGLDVAAYDQIQREQMMQQQYGAGYMTQPTGNGTFLGFQ; from the coding sequence ATGTTTCGTCTGCTTGGATGGCTGTTCGGCTTTGGCATGTTCGTGGCGCTGGGCGGCGTTGCGGCTGCCGCCGTGTACCTCATCACCGTCATGTCGCAGCTGCCGGACTACACCGTTCTCAAAGACTATCAGCCACCAGTCACGACACGCGTTCATGCGGCGGATGGCACCCTGCTTGCGGAATATGCCCGTGAGCGCCGCCTGTTCCAGCCGGTGGAAACGGTGCCGCCTTTGCTGGTGCAAGCTTTCCTTTCTGCGGAAGACAAGGATTTCTATAAGCATAGCGGCATTGCCATAGATGGAATTGTGCGCGCTCTACGCGATAATCTCATGGCGCGCATGGACGGCGACAGCTCGATTCAGGGTGGTGGTTCATCGATCACGCAGCAGGTTGCAAAGAACTTTCTGCTCACCTCGGAACAGACCTGGGATCGCAAGATCCAGGAAGCGATCCTTGCCCTGCGCATCGAGTCGACGTTCAGCAAGGACAAGATCCTTGAACTATATCTCAACGAGATTTTCCTGGGGCTGAACTCCTATGGGGTCGCCGCAGCGGCGCTGAACTACTTCGACAAGGCGCTCTACCAGCTAACGCTGCCCGAGGCTGCCTATATCGCCGCCTTGCCGAAGGGACCCAATAATTACCACCCGTTCCGCCGCACCGAGCAGGCGATCGAGCGCCGAAACTGGGTCATCGACCGCATGGTCGAGAATGGCTATGTGAGCTACGAAGAAGCTTCGTTGGCCAAGCAAGAGCCGCTCAACGTCATTCCTCGCGCGGCGGGCAGCCAGCTTTACTCGGCCGAATATTTCACCGAGGAAGTGCGACGCGAACTGGCCAAGCTTTATGGCGAAGACCAGCTTTATGGCGGCGGTCTTTCGGTGCGCACCACGCTGGAGCCAAGGCTCCAGGAATATGCCCGCCGGGCTCTGATGGACGGGCTTATCAGCTACGACCATGGCCGCGGCTTCCGCGGACCGGTCGCCAGCGTTGAGCTCGGCGAGGATTGGGGTGCTGCCGTTAGTACGGTTCAGCCGCTGAGCGACGTGCCCGAATGGCAACTCGCCGTGGTGCTGGAGCTGGGCAATAACTCGGCGCGAATTGGTTTGCGTCCGGAGAGCGGTGCCGACGGCGGCAGTTCGTCTGCACGCGTAGAAGGGACGCTGTCCGGTCCCGAAATCAAGTGGGTGTCGCAGCCGGTGCAAAGCCTGCTCAAAGTGGGCGACGTCATCTATGTGTCGCCTGTGGCTGGTCAGGACGGCACCTTCACGCTGGAACAAGTGCCGGAGGTAGAAGGCGCCCTGGTGGCTATGGACCCGCGCACCGGACGCGTATTGGCGATGGTCGGCGGCTTCTCCTTTGCGGAGAGCGAGTTCAACCGCGCCACGCAGGCGCTGCGGCAGCCTGGGTCGTCGTTCAAGCCATTCGTTTATGCGGCTGCATTGGACAATGGCTACACACCCGCTTCTGTCGTGCTCGACGCCCCGGTGGAAGTGCGCATGGGCGATGGGTCGGTATGGCGACCGGAAAACTATGCGCAGGAGTTCTATGGGCCACAGACCCTGCGGCGCGGTATTGAGCGTAGCCGCAATGTCATGACGGTTCGGCTCGCACGAGAGATCGGCATGCCGCTGATCGCCGACTATGCGCGGCTCTTCGGCATCTATGACGATATGCAGCCGGTCCTCGCCATGTCGCTCGGCGCGGGTGAAACCACGGCCATGCGCATGACTTCTGCCTATGCCACGATCGCCAATGGCGGCCGCAAAATTCAGCCGACGCTGATCGACCGCATTCAGGATCGCTATGGCAAGACGGTCTATCGCCATGACGAGCGCGTCTGCGACGGCTGTGTAGCCGAGGACTGGCATGGGCAAGGCGAGCCACGCATCATCGACAACCGCCAGCAGGTTCTCGATCCCATGACCGCCTACCAGATTACCTCGATGATGGAGGGCGTGGTGCAACGGGGCACCGGCACGGCAGCAAAGTCGCTGAACCGTCCTGTGGCCGGCAAGACCGGCACCACCAATGATTACAAGGACGCCTGGTTTGTCGGCTTTACGCCCGAACTCGCGGTGGGCGTCTATGTGGGCTATGACCAGCCGCGTTCCATGGGCTCTGCTTCTACCGGCGGCGGAATGGCTGTGCCGATCTTTACCGATTTCATGGCCAACGCGCTTCAGGGCCGGCCGGCTACGCCGTTCAACGTGCCGGCGGGCATGCAGACCGCCTGGATCAACCCGAATACCGGCGTACAAGCGTATGAGGGTGAATCCGCGATCGCCGAAGCGTTCAAGCCCGGTACCGGACCAAATCTGATGACCTCGGTCATCGGCCTCGACGTCGCGGCTTACGACCAGATCCAGCGAGAGCAGATGATGCAGCAGCAGTATGGCGCCGGCTACATGACTCAACCCACCGGCAACGGTACCTTCCTCGGCTTCCAGTGA
- a CDS encoding AzlC family ABC transporter permease: MTQAANPFDSRRDQFLAGARACLPVAISVAAYGLVWGVLARGAGLTLTEAVLMSGLVFAGSAQFVALDLWTATPATLPIGPIVISALIVNLRYLLLTATLRPLYPKKGLWRSALSMYLVTDENWAMTVAAMQRGGGSVAFLMGGGVLAWISWMSTNLIGYGLGSAIDDPARWGLDFAFTATFLALLLGMWKGRSDLVPWLVAALAAILTSRLLDGSWHILVGGLAGSLVGAALETRKHVRQS; this comes from the coding sequence ATGACGCAAGCCGCAAACCCCTTTGATTCCCGCCGCGACCAGTTCCTCGCCGGCGCCCGCGCCTGCCTTCCGGTGGCTATTTCAGTCGCCGCATACGGCCTCGTCTGGGGCGTTCTGGCCCGCGGCGCCGGGCTGACATTGACCGAAGCCGTGCTGATGAGCGGCCTCGTTTTCGCCGGCTCCGCCCAGTTCGTGGCGCTCGATCTCTGGACCGCGACACCCGCCACCCTACCCATCGGTCCAATCGTCATTTCCGCCCTGATCGTCAACCTGCGCTACCTGCTGCTGACCGCAACCCTGCGCCCGCTCTACCCCAAGAAAGGTCTCTGGCGCAGCGCGCTCAGCATGTATCTCGTGACCGACGAGAACTGGGCCATGACCGTCGCTGCCATGCAGCGCGGCGGCGGCTCCGTCGCTTTCCTGATGGGTGGCGGCGTGCTCGCCTGGATCTCCTGGATGAGCACCAATCTTATCGGCTATGGCTTGGGATCGGCCATCGATGACCCGGCCCGATGGGGTCTCGATTTCGCTTTCACCGCCACGTTCCTCGCCCTGCTGCTGGGCATGTGGAAGGGCCGCTCGGACCTCGTTCCCTGGCTGGTCGCAGCACTTGCCGCCATCCTGACTTCCCGCCTCCTCGACGGCAGCTGGCACATCCTGGTCGGAGGTCTTGCCGGCAGCCTCGTGGGCGCAGCATTGGAGACGCGCAAGCATGTTCGCCAGTCCTGA
- a CDS encoding AzlD family protein: MFASPEALTAIIGMALVTIAIKASGLLLADRLPTQGFAAAWLRHIPGAVLAALVAPAIATGSPAELVAALATGLVFIATRNLFAAMASGVFAVYLMRLWLGA; this comes from the coding sequence ATGTTCGCCAGTCCTGAGGCACTCACCGCCATCATCGGCATGGCGCTTGTGACCATCGCCATAAAGGCCAGCGGCCTGCTCCTTGCCGATCGCCTGCCGACCCAAGGCTTCGCTGCCGCCTGGCTCCGTCACATCCCTGGCGCCGTGCTCGCAGCCCTCGTCGCACCCGCCATCGCCACCGGCAGCCCAGCCGAACTCGTAGCCGCCCTGGCCACAGGCCTCGTCTTCATCGCCACCAGAAACCTCTTCGCGGCCATGGCCAGCGGCGTTTTTGCCGTCTACCTGATGCGTCTGTGGCTCGGCGCCTAA
- a CDS encoding D-alanyl-D-alanine carboxypeptidase: MISLAKTPWRTIARAAAAFFLVFTVSLAAAAPTQAIENLRKYAGIVVDAKSGEILYEDNADSKRYPASVAKVMTLYVLFQELQAGNLSLSSKMTVSRHAASAVPTKLGLRAGSTIAVEDAIKSLVTLSANDMARVIAEHISGSEEKFAERMTATARAMGMSSTTYRNASGLPDGGQTTTVRDQAILGIAIYQHFPNYYEFFQTTSFRYNGKTYGNHNRVLGYMGAVDGIKTGYINAAGSNLLTAARKDNRHIVVVAFGFNSAASRDEKVRQLVANYLPKGRRGDYLQQAMVPQPGRQSTTQFALAQPRKPTFAMPTPMPDFRLAALVAANGSQPQAQPQVAVAAAIAPAAMPVPTPSAAEAVTALAAPTQAAPAYPSQDVIGAWLSDTYNLGAPPSALGQTAPSAPLAFDATQTNSVLQATPISGWIVQIGAGPSEDSARSMLSDAAGKVGGLGDFRSYVERFDKNGQTFYRARFVGFGDRDDANAMCSRLKDQNLSCLAMQG; the protein is encoded by the coding sequence GTGATTTCCCTGGCGAAGACCCCTTGGCGCACTATTGCACGCGCCGCTGCTGCCTTCTTCCTTGTGTTCACCGTCAGCCTTGCCGCTGCCGCTCCGACGCAAGCCATTGAAAACCTGCGCAAATATGCTGGCATCGTGGTGGACGCCAAGTCCGGCGAAATCCTCTACGAGGACAATGCCGACTCCAAGCGCTACCCGGCATCAGTTGCCAAGGTGATGACGCTTTACGTCCTGTTCCAGGAGTTGCAGGCCGGAAATCTCAGCCTTTCGAGCAAGATGACGGTGTCGCGCCACGCCGCTTCCGCTGTTCCCACCAAGCTCGGCCTGCGCGCCGGCTCGACCATCGCGGTCGAAGACGCCATTAAGTCGCTGGTGACCCTTTCGGCCAACGACATGGCCCGCGTCATTGCCGAGCACATTTCCGGCTCGGAAGAAAAATTCGCCGAGCGCATGACCGCCACTGCCCGTGCCATGGGCATGTCCAGCACCACCTACCGCAACGCCTCGGGTCTTCCCGATGGCGGCCAGACCACCACGGTGCGCGACCAGGCAATCCTCGGCATCGCCATCTACCAGCACTTCCCGAACTACTACGAATTCTTCCAGACCACGTCCTTCCGCTACAACGGCAAGACCTATGGCAACCACAACCGCGTGCTGGGCTATATGGGCGCCGTCGACGGCATCAAGACCGGCTACATCAACGCTGCCGGCTCGAACCTGCTGACCGCCGCCCGCAAGGACAATCGCCACATCGTCGTCGTCGCCTTCGGCTTCAACTCGGCCGCTTCGCGTGACGAAAAGGTCCGCCAGTTGGTCGCCAACTATCTGCCCAAGGGCCGCCGCGGCGATTACCTGCAGCAGGCTATGGTGCCGCAGCCGGGCCGCCAGAGCACGACCCAGTTCGCTCTGGCTCAGCCACGCAAGCCCACCTTCGCCATGCCCACGCCCATGCCCGATTTCCGCCTCGCAGCTTTGGTCGCCGCCAACGGCTCCCAGCCGCAGGCTCAGCCACAAGTCGCCGTCGCCGCAGCGATTGCGCCCGCTGCGATGCCTGTCCCGACCCCATCCGCCGCCGAAGCAGTCACCGCGCTCGCTGCACCAACCCAGGCTGCACCTGCCTATCCTAGCCAGGACGTCATCGGCGCATGGCTGAGCGATACCTATAACCTCGGCGCTCCGCCATCCGCCCTTGGCCAGACCGCGCCCTCCGCCCCGCTGGCCTTCGACGCGACGCAGACAAACTCGGTCTTGCAAGCCACCCCGATCAGCGGCTGGATCGTCCAGATCGGTGCCGGCCCGTCCGAAGACAGCGCCCGCTCCATGCTTTCCGATGCGGCTGGCAAGGTCGGTGGCCTTGGCGACTTCCGCTCCTATGTCGAGCGTTTCGACAAGAACGGGCAGACCTTCTACCGCGCCCGCTTCGTCGGCTTCGGCGATCGTGACGACGCCAACGCCATGTGCAGCCGTCTTAAGGACCAGAACCTCTCCTGCCTCGCTATGCAGGGCTGA